Below is a window of Caldichromatium japonicum DNA.
AGTATGAAACCCGCCTGGACCCGCGAGCTCGCCCGCTCACTGCGCAACGGACGTCTAAGCCCTGTCTGCGCTCGCCACCTGGATGAGCTGCTCTTGTGGCTCAGCAACCCCGATCATCTGCGCGCCGCGGAGCTGGAACGTGCCATCGGCCAACAAGGACTCAGCCGCGCCCAGGCCCGAGCCGCGGCCTTTTGTTTACTCGACCAGCACCTGTTCGATAGGCCAGACCGCCCCCCCGCCCAGACCCTGGGCCTGGAAGCAGGTGTCGATCTTGGGCTTGCCAAACAACGTTATCGGCGGCTGATCCAGGTCTATCACCCCGACCGGCATCCCGAGCGCGCCGACTGGGCGACCCGACGCACCGAGCAGATCAACAGGGCCTGGACAGCGCTACAGCGCGGCAGTGGCAGTTCAGAGACCGGACTGCGCCCAGCCAGCCGACGCGCCGCGGATCACTCGCCTCCCCAACAACACCGGCCATCCTTGGGGCTGATGGACTGGATCAGTGAGATTACCCTGCCTATCTGGAGTCACCTCCAGGGGCGGATCAGGGGGCGCTCATTGTTCGAGCGGCGTCTTTCATTGACGATCGCCCTCATCGCCCTGATGATCCTCGCCGGACTGCTGTGGCCAAGGGAACACCCTAAACCGATACCGCGGATCATCCATCACCCGATTGGTACTGAGGCGTCACGGATCATCAGTCTCAAAGAACCCGCACCACCCCCGGCGGAGCAACCGCCCCAGCCACCTGCCCAGAGAGGGACGCGAGGGTCACATCCGCCTCCCATCATGGCCGCAG
It encodes the following:
- a CDS encoding J domain-containing protein, with the protein product MPDPGTPTRRWRNRLVQPFPSMKPAWTRELARSLRNGRLSPVCARHLDELLLWLSNPDHLRAAELERAIGQQGLSRAQARAAAFCLLDQHLFDRPDRPPAQTLGLEAGVDLGLAKQRYRRLIQVYHPDRHPERADWATRRTEQINRAWTALQRGSGSSETGLRPASRRAADHSPPQQHRPSLGLMDWISEITLPIWSHLQGRIRGRSLFERRLSLTIALIALMILAGLLWPREHPKPIPRIIHHPIGTEASRIISLKEPAPPPAEQPPQPPAQRGTRGSHPPPIMAAAKPPTAPAVPPTQEIQDRPEIRRDTSQPPIADRSAEPPPAPGPATMPALPLPPQDQPPIPTWDWPLLTDTHKRPALAMVPGPEPPSAPLIPAPPLPEAGPIPQAATVPPADGCQTAWQLLERFKNAYQDGALDQLMALYSPLARENDLAGWFAIRQTYETWFRITVRRQIDFDQIQIQPLPERQGCTLRARYQAAYLDQQARIVTQSGELDLLLEAKGPEWLILRARY